Genomic window (Prosthecobacter fusiformis):
ACGCCGCTCTTTTATTTCTGCTGTGACCGCCGCGCTAGGCGGCTCTCTTCTCGCTGCCGATGGCAAAGCTAAAACCGTCCTGCTGATGTCCGCTTGGGATACCGTCAATATTGGAGACATCGGCCATACGCCTGGTACCTTGCACATCCTGGAGCAGCACCTGCCCGAAGTGAACGTCATCGTGTGGGCGAGGAAGCTGGATGAGCGCGTGACCGCCATGCTGAAAGCCCGCTTCCCAAAGGTGGTGCTTCTCCAGGGAGATCTGGCAGGCAAATCACCGCAGGATGAAGCGCTGCGCGCTGCCATTGGCCGCTGTGATCTGTTTATTCGTAATTCCGGGATGGGGCAGGACACTGCATGGATGAAGTACTGCAAGGAACTGGACAAGCCGTACGGAGTCTATGGGCAATCCTATTTTGAAACCATGGTCACTGGCGCAAATGGACCGGAAAACATGGCTCTGCTGAATGCGGCGTCATTCATCTACACTCGGGAAAGCCGCACTTTGAAGATGCTGCAAAAGGCAGGGGTCAAATGTCCGGTGCTGGAATTTGGTCCAGATGGATGTTTCGGCATTGATGTACTGGATGAAGAACGCGGGCTGGCGACGATGAAAAAGCTGGGCCTAGAAGATCGCAAATTTATCACCGTGCTGCTGCGCACAAATACTCCAAAAGCACCGGGAGTGGATGACAACCGGCCGCAAAAGCTCAATCCCCTGCATCCCACACCGGAACAGGTGGCCGATGATGAACGCCGCGCGGGCGTCTTTCGTGAACTGATCACGAAATGGGTTCAGACGACAGGAAACAAAGTTCTCATCGCACCGGAGACCTTCAAGGAGATGGGGCATAACAAACGATTGATCTTCGATCCACTGCCTCCGGAGATTCAAAAGCAGGTGGTGAACCTGGAATACTTTTGGAATGCGGATGAGGCGGCTTCCGTCTTTGCCCGTGCTCATACGGTCGTCTGTCATGAGCCGCATTCTCCCATCATTGCGCTGGCTAACGGCACACCCATTATTCATGCCTTCTCCGAGTTCCACGGACTGAAGTGCTGGATGTTTGAAGACATCGGTCTGAAGGAATGGTTGCTGGAGTTCGACGCCACTCCTGCGGAGGCGCTTTTCCAGACCGTCATGACCATTGACAAGGATTACCCTGCGGCGCTGGCCAAGGTTAAAAAGGCCATGGATTTTGTGAGGCAACGCCAGGCGGACACGATGAAAGTGGCCGGTAAAGTGCTGGCCTAACGAACAGCATTGCGGAGTTAATGGCTGGATGGGGCGGACAGATCGTCCGCTCCGTCAAACGACCTGTCGGGCGCCGCCGATTGTTCGGGGTGCGATGCGTGCCCGCCAGATGTAGCGCTGGAACAGCACCTTCAAACTGGCCGTGAGAGGTACAGCGAGGATGGCACCCAGAAGCCCGCCTAACAGAAGTGTCCAGACGAGGACGCTGGCGATGACGGTCATCGGATGTAGTCCGACCGCCTCCCCGACGATGCGGGGTGTGATGAAAAGAGCGTCAATTTGCTGCACGAGGATGAAGATCACGGAGACGGCCAAAGGCATGGCCCACCAAGGGTCTCCGGGGATAAGAGCGCTGCCGTTTTGCACCGCGCCAATGATGACCGCCGGGATCCAGCACAGGGCGATGCCTAAATAAGGAATGATTCCGGCCACGCACAGAGCCAAGCCAATCAGCAGTCCAAAGTCCAGACCGATGATCATCAGTCCAGCTCCCGTGGCGATGCCATTTATTACGCTGACAAAAAGCTGGCCACGGAAAAAGGCGATGAGATAACGGTTGATCTCATTGAGACAGGAGACCACTTCATCTTTAAATGCACTGGCACGCAGGGGTAGATAGTCGGACCATTGAGCCTTGATCTTGACGCTCTCAATCAGGAAGTAATAGAGATACAAGGGCACAATAATGAGAGAGAGGAGAAAGCCGAAAACGCCCAGGAAACCGCCAAAGGTGGACTTGATGAAATTCCATCCATTGCCCAATAATGTCGGAAGCGTGGTCTTGACCCATTCTCCGCTGAGGAGGGCACGGAGGTCGAAATCAAATGAACTTTCCGCTGCTGGTTCGGTCGTCGTATCAGGTGGCGATTCAGAAGTGGTGCCAGTGGCGGCGGCGATGGTGGGAGGTGCTTCAGGAGTAACGGCAGTCGCATCAGGAACCGCCGTGGCGGCGGGTGCCTTGGTGGTTTCATGAATCACTTCGGCAATCGGAGCGGGCAGGGGAATGCCATAATCCCGTTCCATGCGTGTGGCGAAGTCCAGGACTGCGGTGCGGGCTTTGACCGTATAGCCGGGCACTTTTTTCGCCAAATTGGACGTCTGTTCTCCGATCTTCGGAAGAATCCACCAGCCTAAACCCGCCAAAGCCAAGGTAAAGGCGGCAAAGATAATCAGCACGGCTGGTCGCCGCTTCAGGCCGCGTTTTTCTAGCCATGCCACCCCTGGGTCCAGTAGATAAGCCAGCACACCTGCCACGGCAAAAGGCATCAAAATGGGCTGAAGGAAACCGATGACCTGAGTCACTAAGTAGATGAAGCCAATGGCCAGGGCTCCAACAACGGTGATGGAAAGAGCCGTGATGGCCGTCCACAGGGAACTGCGCTGAAAGGCGGTGGGAAAGTTCTTCATGTGAAGGCTGAGTGGGAGAAGATAGAATGAGATTCGCGCTTGGCCACGACGAAGTCACTGTCGTCAAACTCTGACAGTAGAAAAAGGGCTCGTTTTTATCATCGTTCTGAATCAGCACCCGGAGTTGCCCCGTTGGCAGTCAACGCTAGCGTGAGCCGATGCGAGTACTCATTGCCAGCGATAAATACAAAGGATCCCTCACCGCCACGCAGGTGGCGCAGACGATCTCGCGAATTTTAGAGGAGACTATTCCCGGAATCGAATGTGATCTCTGCCCGATTGCGGACGGTGGCGAAGGTACGACGGAAGCGATGGTCACAGCCCTGGATGGAGCCTGGATCAAGATAGACACCCTAGATGCGCAGTCCCGGCCACGGCAGGCGAGTTATGGCTGGTGCGCAGGGCAGGCGGTGATGGAAATGAGTGCGGCCAGCGGTTTAGCTCTGGTCAATGATCTGTCTTTAAACCCGCACACGGCCAGCACTTATGGGACCGGTCTCATGTTGAAACATGCGCTGGAACAGGCCGCCACGCGCATCGTCATTGGCATCGGTGGCAGTGCCACCAACGATGCAGGTCTCGGCATGGCAGCTGCATTAGGCTACCAGTTTTTGGATGAAGCTGGGAATCGGGTGAAGCCCGTGCTGGATGAAGTTTTGCGCATGACAAAAGTGAAATGGGCGGGGTCAGATAAGCCTCCCGTTTTCTGTCCCATCCTGGTGGCCTGTGATGTGGATAATCCGCTGCTGGGGGTCAAAGGGGCCACTCAGGTTTATGGAGCAC
Coding sequences:
- a CDS encoding AI-2E family transporter is translated as MKNFPTAFQRSSLWTAITALSITVVGALAIGFIYLVTQVIGFLQPILMPFAVAGVLAYLLDPGVAWLEKRGLKRRPAVLIIFAAFTLALAGLGWWILPKIGEQTSNLAKKVPGYTVKARTAVLDFATRMERDYGIPLPAPIAEVIHETTKAPAATAVPDATAVTPEAPPTIAAATGTTSESPPDTTTEPAAESSFDFDLRALLSGEWVKTTLPTLLGNGWNFIKSTFGGFLGVFGFLLSLIIVPLYLYYFLIESVKIKAQWSDYLPLRASAFKDEVVSCLNEINRYLIAFFRGQLFVSVINGIATGAGLMIIGLDFGLLIGLALCVAGIIPYLGIALCWIPAVIIGAVQNGSALIPGDPWWAMPLAVSVIFILVQQIDALFITPRIVGEAVGLHPMTVIASVLVWTLLLGGLLGAILAVPLTASLKVLFQRYIWRARIAPRTIGGARQVV
- a CDS encoding polysaccharide pyruvyl transferase family protein, with the protein product MTTRRSFISAVTAALGGSLLAADGKAKTVLLMSAWDTVNIGDIGHTPGTLHILEQHLPEVNVIVWARKLDERVTAMLKARFPKVVLLQGDLAGKSPQDEALRAAIGRCDLFIRNSGMGQDTAWMKYCKELDKPYGVYGQSYFETMVTGANGPENMALLNAASFIYTRESRTLKMLQKAGVKCPVLEFGPDGCFGIDVLDEERGLATMKKLGLEDRKFITVLLRTNTPKAPGVDDNRPQKLNPLHPTPEQVADDERRAGVFRELITKWVQTTGNKVLIAPETFKEMGHNKRLIFDPLPPEIQKQVVNLEYFWNADEAASVFARAHTVVCHEPHSPIIALANGTPIIHAFSEFHGLKCWMFEDIGLKEWLLEFDATPAEALFQTVMTIDKDYPAALAKVKKAMDFVRQRQADTMKVAGKVLA
- a CDS encoding glycerate kinase translates to MRVLIASDKYKGSLTATQVAQTISRILEETIPGIECDLCPIADGGEGTTEAMVTALDGAWIKIDTLDAQSRPRQASYGWCAGQAVMEMSAASGLALVNDLSLNPHTASTYGTGLMLKHALEQAATRIVIGIGGSATNDAGLGMAAALGYQFLDEAGNRVKPVLDEVLRMTKVKWAGSDKPPVFCPILVACDVDNPLLGVKGATQVYGAQKGVKETAWFEERLTHLADLVAKDLGQDPREIPGAGAAGGLGWGLMAFCGAQLTNGFDLVAEQIGLEERVTQADLVITGEGRLDAQTLHGKGPVGIAQMARRLGKKVAAFAGAVEDSSELQAQFDFTRATKPADMPLAEAIARAEELLAAAVRESEAEIRSLLGH